One Rosettibacter firmus genomic window carries:
- a CDS encoding EutN/CcmL family microcompartment protein: MTLARVKGNVVSTQKNKFLKGHKLLIVHPVDFNYEYIGNNDFLAIDLNDAGIGDIVLIVQEGDAVQQILGHKNAPVNTMIVAIVDKIELKSESN, from the coding sequence ATGACATTAGCACGAGTTAAAGGGAATGTTGTTTCTACCCAAAAAAATAAATTCCTTAAAGGACATAAATTATTAATAGTGCACCCAGTTGATTTTAATTATGAATATATAGGGAACAACGATTTTTTAGCTATAGATTTAAATGATGCTGGTATCGGCGATATCGTATTGATTGTTCAGGAGGGCGACGCAGTTCAACAAATTCTTGGACATAAAAATGCTCCTGTAAATACCATGATAGTAGCAATCGTTGATAAAATTGAATTAAAGAGTGAATCAAATTAA
- the dprA gene encoding DNA-processing protein DprA has protein sequence MVLLKLLLSIDGIGPHKIFSLLNYFKSFDNILEADLYSLLKVDGININLSQKLLNAKSKYESIKNKVENELNKLSKINARIITYWDNDYPELLKKIYYPPLIIYTKGSFTEQDKYSLAVVGTRQPTTYGKIQTEKIVHELVEKNITIVSGLARGIDTIAHKSALNSNGRTIAVIGSGLDVVYPPENYKLFNEITEKGVIITEYELGTKPDAQNFPRRNRIISGLSLGTLVIETKIDGGAMQTAAYAIDQNREVFAIPGNINVKQAEGPNKLIQRGEAKLITNAEDILQELEIKLKPLTGKNIQKPSVELTLFEEKLLQVIGTEAKHIDEIALLSSMSTSDCLVNLLTLEFKGLIKQLPGKMFVLAD, from the coding sequence TTGGTTTTACTCAAATTACTATTGAGTATTGATGGTATAGGTCCTCACAAAATTTTTTCATTGCTAAATTATTTTAAAAGTTTTGATAATATTTTAGAGGCTGATTTATACTCATTATTAAAAGTAGATGGAATCAATATAAACCTTTCTCAAAAATTATTGAATGCAAAATCAAAATATGAATCAATAAAAAACAAAGTAGAAAATGAACTCAATAAACTCTCAAAAATTAATGCAAGAATTATTACATACTGGGATAATGATTATCCAGAATTATTAAAAAAAATTTATTACCCTCCATTAATTATTTATACAAAAGGATCTTTTACAGAACAAGATAAATACTCTTTAGCAGTCGTAGGGACACGCCAACCAACTACTTATGGAAAAATTCAAACAGAAAAAATTGTTCATGAATTAGTTGAAAAAAATATTACGATTGTTAGTGGTTTAGCTCGTGGTATCGATACTATTGCTCATAAATCTGCTCTTAATTCAAATGGGAGGACAATAGCAGTAATTGGTTCTGGGTTAGATGTAGTATATCCTCCAGAAAATTATAAATTATTTAATGAAATAACTGAAAAAGGAGTTATAATAACAGAGTATGAACTTGGGACAAAACCCGATGCTCAAAATTTTCCAAGACGAAATAGAATCATATCAGGTTTAAGTTTAGGTACACTTGTTATCGAAACGAAAATTGATGGTGGTGCTATGCAAACAGCTGCTTATGCAATTGATCAGAATCGAGAAGTATTTGCAATCCCCGGAAATATTAATGTTAAACAAGCAGAAGGTCCTAATAAATTAATACAAAGAGGAGAAGCAAAATTAATTACAAATGCCGAAGATATTTTACAAGAATTAGAAATAAAATTAAAACCACTTACAGGTAAAAATATTCAGAAACCTTCTGTAGAGTTAACACTTTTCGAAGAAAAATTATTACAAGTTATTGGTACAGAAGCAAAACATATTGATGAAATTGCATTATTATCTTCTATGTCAACTTCCGATTGTCTAGTAAATTTATTAACACTGGAATTCAAAGGTTTAATAAAGCAATTGCCGGGTAAAATGTTTGTACTTGCAGATTAA